In a single window of the Streptacidiphilus sp. P02-A3a genome:
- a CDS encoding glyoxalase, whose protein sequence is MNENEQDAGTPGTGVDGTEFVHHVELWMDDLALAERQWGPVLAALGCEPFQHWEHGRSWRRGGSYVVIEQSPDLRVGGHDRLRAGINHLAVRGDRPAAVAAALAAGWSVRTDTGQAVHLVDGQGFELEVVYG, encoded by the coding sequence ATGAACGAGAACGAGCAGGACGCGGGCACGCCGGGGACGGGCGTCGACGGCACGGAGTTCGTGCACCACGTCGAGCTGTGGATGGACGACCTGGCCCTGGCCGAGCGGCAGTGGGGGCCGGTACTGGCCGCGCTGGGCTGCGAGCCGTTCCAGCACTGGGAGCACGGCCGCAGTTGGCGGCGCGGCGGCAGCTACGTGGTGATCGAACAGTCGCCCGACCTGCGCGTCGGAGGGCACGACCGGCTCCGCGCGGGCATCAACCACCTTGCCGTGCGCGGCGATCGCCCCGCCGCCGTGGCGGCGGCGCTGGCCGCCGGATGGTCGGTGCGGACCGACACCGGACAGGCGGTCCACCTCGTCGACGGCCAGGGCTTCGAGTTGGAGGTGGTGTACGGCTGA
- a CDS encoding helix-turn-helix transcriptional regulator has protein sequence MSVNRQPLRGPTRASLLHRERVEWHDHAEAQLIHPSSGVLQVSTPIGIWVVPPHRAVWIPAAVPHAHQAHGPTQMRTLVFAGPVDPLRLDRPTVLAVSPLLHEVIITLTDDDHLGAAQRENLERVALDQLRRVEALPLCLPSPRDDRLREIEALLRADPADQRSLAALGTAVGASERTLSRLFRTETTMTFPQWRTQLRLHHALTLLAAGSPVTSVATACGYSSSSAFIEAFRNAFGSTPGRYYQPSGNGS, from the coding sequence ATGTCGGTAAACCGCCAGCCCCTCAGGGGCCCCACCCGCGCGTCGCTGCTGCACCGGGAGCGCGTGGAGTGGCACGACCACGCCGAGGCCCAGCTGATCCACCCCAGCTCCGGCGTGCTCCAGGTGTCCACCCCGATCGGGATCTGGGTGGTGCCGCCGCACCGCGCGGTGTGGATCCCGGCCGCCGTGCCGCACGCCCACCAGGCGCACGGGCCGACCCAGATGCGGACGCTGGTCTTCGCCGGGCCGGTCGACCCGCTGCGGCTGGACCGGCCCACCGTGCTCGCGGTCAGCCCGCTGCTGCACGAGGTGATCATCACGCTGACCGACGACGACCACCTCGGCGCGGCGCAGCGCGAGAACCTGGAACGGGTCGCGCTGGACCAGTTGCGCCGGGTGGAGGCGCTGCCGCTGTGCCTGCCCTCGCCGCGCGACGACCGGCTGCGGGAGATCGAGGCGCTGCTCCGCGCGGACCCGGCCGACCAGCGCTCCCTGGCCGCGCTGGGCACCGCCGTCGGCGCCTCGGAGCGTACCCTGAGCAGGCTGTTCCGCACCGAGACCACGATGACCTTCCCGCAGTGGCGCACCCAGTTGCGGCTGCACCACGCACTCACCCTGCTGGCCGCCGGCAGCCCGGTCACCAGCGTGGCCACGGCCTGCGGCTACAGCAGTTCGAGCGCCTTCATCGAGGCCTTCAGGAACGCCTTCGGGAGCACCCCGGGACGTTACTACCAGCCGTCCGGGAACGGGAGTTGA